A genomic region of uncultured Roseibium sp. contains the following coding sequences:
- a CDS encoding LysR family transcriptional regulator, with protein MDESFYKLPPLEWVRAFEAAARLGSFTAAAAETGLTQPAISQRIGQLEKHLGTQLFLRQARTISLTVDGETWLPHVQAALRTLSESAELLFASRRLRLTISASQSVISMWLAPRLARACAATGAQISVQSYILGGQTATTDTTIQIRYGSGDWPHHFQRPLYKEALAPVCAPELACEDWTALPRIACTGPRPDWGQFSERFGIPSTPIPRIRVDTLHGAIAAAKAGQGVALGSLALCSEEINAGSLIRLGNDVYEHAETYWLLASRNAIGGRQWDALSSELVSP; from the coding sequence ATGGACGAGTCTTTCTACAAACTCCCGCCCCTGGAGTGGGTCCGTGCCTTCGAGGCCGCCGCCCGTCTGGGCAGCTTCACTGCGGCCGCAGCCGAAACCGGCCTGACCCAGCCGGCGATCAGCCAGCGGATCGGGCAGTTGGAGAAACACCTCGGCACGCAACTGTTCCTGCGACAGGCGCGCACGATTTCACTGACGGTCGATGGCGAAACCTGGCTGCCGCATGTTCAGGCGGCCTTGCGCACCTTGAGCGAAAGCGCCGAGTTGCTGTTTGCCAGCCGCCGGCTACGCCTGACCATCTCGGCCAGCCAGTCCGTGATTTCAATGTGGCTGGCCCCGCGGCTGGCCAGGGCTTGCGCGGCAACCGGCGCCCAGATTTCCGTGCAGTCCTATATCCTGGGCGGCCAGACCGCGACGACGGACACAACAATCCAGATCAGATACGGCTCCGGGGACTGGCCGCATCACTTTCAGCGTCCGCTTTACAAGGAAGCGCTCGCTCCCGTGTGCGCGCCGGAGCTGGCATGTGAAGATTGGACTGCCCTGCCCAGGATCGCCTGCACCGGACCGCGCCCTGATTGGGGTCAATTTTCCGAACGGTTCGGCATCCCCTCCACGCCGATACCCCGGATCAGGGTCGACACCTTGCACGGAGCAATCGCCGCGGCGAAGGCCGGACAGGGCGTCGCGCTCGGTTCGCTGGCGCTTTGTTCCGAGGAGATCAACGCCGGCTCGCTGATCCGCCTCGGCAACGATGTTTACGAACACGCCGAAACCTACTGGTTGCTGGCCTCGCGGAATGCGATCGGCGGGCGGCAATGGGACGCGCTTTCAAGCGAACTGGTGTCACCGTGA
- a CDS encoding SLC13 family permease, with translation MEAITLTYPMMVVLGLLVFTVVLFVSEVVRIDFAAILVMVLLGLLSQMPGLHSLADVSTLFNGLASNAVVSIIAVMIIGAGLDKTGLMSKVAALILKHGGSSEARVVPIVSGTVGVISSFMQNVGAAALFLPVVSRISVRTELPLSRLLMPMGFCAILGGTLTMVGSSPLILLNDLIVTANRSLPETAQMGTFSLFSVTPVGVALVASGILYFMIFGRWILPGEQEAGDATSAQPMKEYLKKIYGLKTDIFEITIPAGHPVEGQTFDDVIERYHVYIIGSAFHGKTWFAPVITTKITTPCRLAVLGRAKEVRHMVEDANFILHDKLDVFAEDYAPTKSGVAEIVVTPGSSIIGKCAHDVVFRKTYGASMLAIHRGEETLSLVSTEDHEPTQIAEVPFRAGDTIVILTTWEALTRLTQNRDFVVVTTDFPHEELRPKKVVWALFFFLVSLSLILLTDLRLSLCLLTGAAGMILTGVLDIDDAYEAVSWSTVFLLASLIPLGQAVQTSGTAEWIAQQILLLLHGWPVWLLQAGLAVLATVFTLIMSNVGATVLLVPLAVSIAVAAGGDPAIFALTVAISTSNSFLIPTHQVNALIMGPAGYKVTDFIKSGGIMTVLFLVVSLVVMNLVF, from the coding sequence GTGGAGGCAATCACTCTAACCTATCCGATGATGGTGGTTCTGGGGCTGCTCGTTTTCACGGTCGTCCTGTTCGTCTCGGAAGTCGTTCGTATCGATTTTGCGGCCATTCTGGTCATGGTGCTGCTCGGCCTTCTCAGCCAGATGCCCGGTCTTCATTCCCTTGCGGATGTCAGCACGTTGTTCAACGGGCTCGCGTCCAATGCCGTCGTCTCGATCATAGCCGTCATGATCATCGGCGCCGGGCTCGACAAGACCGGCCTGATGAGCAAGGTCGCAGCCCTTATCCTGAAACACGGCGGCAGTTCCGAGGCGCGGGTCGTTCCAATCGTCTCGGGCACGGTCGGTGTCATCTCCTCGTTCATGCAGAATGTCGGTGCCGCGGCCCTGTTTCTGCCCGTCGTCAGCCGTATCTCGGTGCGCACGGAACTGCCGCTCAGCCGTTTGCTGATGCCAATGGGTTTCTGCGCGATCCTGGGTGGAACGCTGACAATGGTCGGATCCTCGCCGCTGATCCTGCTGAATGATCTGATCGTGACGGCCAACCGGTCGCTTCCGGAAACGGCTCAGATGGGCACATTCAGCCTGTTTTCGGTGACACCTGTCGGCGTCGCCCTCGTCGCCTCGGGCATCTTGTATTTCATGATCTTCGGCCGGTGGATCCTGCCGGGGGAGCAGGAGGCCGGCGATGCCACCAGCGCGCAGCCGATGAAGGAGTATCTCAAGAAGATCTACGGTCTGAAGACCGACATCTTCGAGATCACGATCCCTGCGGGACATCCCGTTGAGGGACAAACCTTCGATGACGTCATCGAGCGTTACCATGTCTACATCATCGGCAGCGCCTTCCACGGGAAAACCTGGTTTGCGCCCGTCATCACGACCAAGATCACGACGCCCTGCCGACTGGCCGTGCTCGGCCGCGCGAAGGAAGTCCGGCACATGGTAGAGGATGCGAATTTCATCCTCCACGACAAGCTGGATGTCTTTGCCGAGGATTACGCCCCGACCAAGTCCGGCGTGGCCGAAATCGTCGTGACACCGGGTTCTTCGATCATCGGCAAGTGCGCCCACGACGTCGTCTTCCGCAAGACGTATGGCGCGAGCATGCTTGCGATCCATCGCGGCGAAGAAACGCTGAGCCTGGTGTCGACGGAAGACCATGAACCGACCCAGATCGCCGAGGTCCCGTTTCGCGCCGGAGACACGATCGTGATTCTCACGACCTGGGAGGCGCTGACGAGACTGACGCAAAATCGCGACTTCGTGGTCGTCACGACCGATTTTCCCCATGAGGAGCTCCGCCCGAAAAAGGTCGTCTGGGCCCTGTTCTTCTTCCTTGTGTCCCTGTCCCTGATCCTGCTCACGGATTTGCGCCTTTCCCTTTGCCTGCTGACGGGTGCTGCCGGAATGATCCTCACCGGGGTTCTCGATATCGATGACGCCTACGAGGCCGTGAGCTGGAGCACGGTCTTTCTTTTGGCCAGTCTCATTCCCTTGGGGCAAGCGGTTCAGACATCCGGCACCGCCGAGTGGATTGCGCAACAGATCCTTCTGCTCTTGCACGGCTGGCCAGTGTGGTTGCTGCAGGCGGGGCTTGCCGTTCTGGCCACGGTGTTCACGCTCATCATGTCCAATGTGGGGGCGACTGTCCTTCTGGTGCCGCTCGCGGTCTCCATTGCGGTCGCCGCTGGCGGCGATCCGGCCATATTCGCGCTCACCGTGGCAATTTCGACATCAAATTCCTTCCTGATCCCGACGCACCAGGTCAACGCGCTCATCATGGGGCCGGCCGGTTACAAGGTGACGGATTTCATCAAGAGTGGCGGGATCATGACTGTCCTGTTTCTGGTCGTGTCGCTGGTGGTCATGAACCTGGTGTTCTAG
- a CDS encoding 6-phosphofructokinase: protein MVGAVLESRKFRSVELIYGAVHGVRGILDEDFYDLTQETTHNLEMVADTPSSALGSTRDKPDLKYCQELFKVLRAHQIGYFFYTGGNDSSDTVRIVNEEARKADYNMRCIHIPKTIDNDLVENDHTPGFPSAARYVAQAFMGINLDNAALPGIYIGVVMGRHAGFLTAASALGKKFSDDGPHLIYMPERTFEIDKFIRDVKDVYDRHGRCVVAVSEGIHDGSGTPIIAKLASEIERDAHGNVQLSGTGALADLLTQKVKQELKITRVRGDTLGYIQRSFVGCVSDVDQNEAREVGEKAVQYGMFGDRDGSVTIKRTGHYSVDYELVPLELVAGKTRTMPDEFITASGHDVTDEFRLYLRPLLGKGMPDAHRLRPNKVPKILAGSQ from the coding sequence ATGGTTGGCGCGGTCCTTGAATCACGAAAGTTCCGCTCTGTCGAGTTGATCTACGGCGCCGTACATGGTGTTCGGGGGATCCTGGACGAGGACTTCTACGATCTGACCCAGGAGACGACCCACAATCTGGAAATGGTCGCCGATACGCCGTCTTCGGCGCTTGGCTCGACGCGGGACAAGCCGGATCTGAAATACTGCCAGGAACTCTTCAAGGTCCTGCGCGCGCACCAGATCGGCTATTTCTTTTACACCGGCGGCAACGATTCCTCGGATACGGTCCGGATCGTGAATGAAGAAGCGCGCAAGGCCGACTACAACATGCGCTGCATCCACATTCCGAAGACCATCGACAACGACCTGGTCGAGAATGACCACACACCCGGTTTTCCCTCGGCTGCCCGCTATGTGGCGCAGGCATTCATGGGCATCAATCTCGACAATGCGGCGTTGCCCGGCATCTATATCGGTGTCGTGATGGGGCGCCATGCCGGCTTTCTCACGGCCGCCTCGGCGCTGGGCAAGAAATTCTCCGATGACGGCCCGCATCTCATCTACATGCCCGAGCGCACGTTCGAGATCGACAAGTTCATCAGGGACGTCAAGGACGTCTATGACCGGCACGGGCGCTGCGTCGTTGCCGTGAGCGAAGGTATCCATGACGGCTCCGGCACACCGATCATCGCCAAACTGGCCAGCGAGATCGAACGCGACGCCCACGGCAATGTGCAATTGTCGGGCACCGGTGCCCTGGCCGATTTGCTGACGCAGAAGGTCAAGCAGGAATTGAAGATCACGCGGGTCCGGGGCGATACGCTCGGTTATATCCAGCGCAGTTTTGTCGGATGTGTTTCCGATGTCGACCAGAACGAAGCCCGCGAAGTCGGTGAGAAAGCGGTTCAATACGGCATGTTCGGTGATCGCGACGGATCAGTGACGATCAAGCGCACCGGTCACTACTCCGTGGACTATGAACTGGTGCCGCTGGAACTTGTTGCCGGCAAGACCCGGACGATGCCCGACGAATTCATCACGGCGTCCGGACATGATGTGACGGACGAGTTCCGCCTCTATCTGCGCCCGCTTCTGGGCAAAGGCATGCCGGATGCCCATCGGCTGCGGCCAAACAAGGTCCCGAAGATCCTTGCGGGATCGCAATAA
- a CDS encoding DeoR/GlpR family DNA-binding transcription regulator: MSKYETTLLQTVEMRGTVSVQELSRLLGVSDQTIRRVSRPLVDRGALQKVHGALVSTKSAADLPYLARMNLNREAKVAVAEEVVKIIQDGDSIAIDTGSTSGFVAQALRSRRELTVVTNSAYVASTLAMIPGNNVSMAGTQLRDHDGAAFDRSAFEVIDRMQVDYVLLSASLVDARKGFLVHEQCEVDIASAMLANAGRAIMAVDHSKFEPQMRKPALRQPTLKPGDYLVTDRTPPADFAGLFADLEIRVPGH, encoded by the coding sequence ATGTCGAAATACGAAACAACGCTCCTGCAGACCGTGGAAATGCGTGGCACCGTCAGCGTGCAGGAACTGTCGCGTCTTCTCGGCGTTTCGGATCAGACCATCCGCAGGGTTTCACGGCCCCTGGTGGACCGCGGCGCGTTGCAGAAGGTGCATGGTGCACTGGTTTCGACCAAGTCGGCGGCCGATCTGCCTTACCTCGCCCGCATGAACCTGAACCGGGAAGCCAAGGTGGCGGTCGCCGAAGAGGTCGTGAAAATCATTCAGGATGGCGACAGCATCGCCATCGATACCGGATCGACATCCGGTTTCGTCGCACAGGCGCTGCGAAGCCGCCGTGAGCTTACGGTGGTCACCAATTCAGCCTATGTGGCGAGCACACTTGCGATGATCCCGGGCAACAATGTCTCCATGGCGGGAACGCAGCTCAGGGATCATGATGGTGCGGCTTTCGACCGGTCGGCATTCGAGGTCATCGACCGCATGCAGGTCGACTACGTATTGTTATCGGCGTCGCTGGTCGATGCCCGGAAGGGCTTCCTCGTCCACGAGCAATGCGAAGTCGATATCGCGAGCGCGATGCTGGCGAATGCGGGACGGGCGATCATGGCGGTCGATCATTCCAAGTTCGAGCCGCAAATGCGCAAGCCGGCGCTGCGTCAACCGACGCTCAAACCCGGAGACTATCTCGTGACCGACAGAACGCCGCCGGCGGATTTCGCCGGACTGTTCGCGGACCTGGAAATCCGCGTTCCCGGTCACTGA
- a CDS encoding FAD-dependent oxidoreductase, with the protein MIQHSAKHLIIGGGIIGCSIAYHLTRMGEKDVVLLERAALTEGATWHAAGLVGQLRSSRNTTRMLKKSVEMYDRLQDEEGMQFDWKKTGSLRLAATRERLLEAKRLATMARSFDLDMQIISPEEARDLFPLIDAHGLEGAAYIPTDGHVDPASLCQAVAGAARRQGADIRQGVEVRDFTVSNGRITAVETSEGAFEADTVILAAGMWSRELGAKLGIRVPACAVEHQYIVTEPTGTDVGHFPTLRDPERLVYYKPDVAGRLVIGGYEEDTLPFGDHGIPGAFVRQLLPENLDRFLPLADLASQVTPVVNDVGIRQVINGPIPYSADGDFVMGWQPGFGNLMMATGFLYGIAAGGGAGEMIAEWVVEGRPSLDLWPLDVRRFGPHHGTRTFMYPRAVEHYAHHYKKRYPGQEHESARQLRLSPLYRKLKDQGAVYGSKNGWERPLWFAPEGVEPVDQLDFLDPGWKTYAAEEHKAVRERVGLIDQSSFSKFEIAGSDALAALQRLTVSNMDKPAGSVIYTQMCNDRGGVEADVTIIRLARDRFYLVTGSGFGVHDSDWIRRNLPENASVYMTEVTSGYAVINIVGPRSRDVLAAASESDVSNEAITFATMREIVVGAAPVRAARIGYVGELGYELHIPTEFAAHVYDTLWAAGGAHGIANVGYRAIESLRMEKGYVYWSADVTPDYTPVEAGLGFRVHLKSKGDFLGRAVLEGQKTTGIERRLCTFVTPEHLPLTGGETILLGDRVVSSATSVGYGCTVGRTIVRGYLDKAHWDCSDFSLEVFGECYPVTQAESPLYDPENSALKG; encoded by the coding sequence ATGATCCAACATTCGGCCAAACACCTGATCATCGGCGGTGGCATTATCGGGTGCTCTATTGCCTACCACCTGACCCGGATGGGGGAAAAGGATGTGGTTCTGCTGGAGCGTGCTGCCCTGACCGAAGGCGCAACCTGGCATGCCGCCGGACTGGTCGGACAGCTGCGCTCGTCCCGCAACACCACCCGCATGCTGAAAAAATCAGTGGAGATGTACGACCGCCTGCAAGACGAAGAGGGCATGCAGTTCGACTGGAAGAAAACCGGGTCCCTCAGACTGGCCGCAACCCGGGAACGCCTTCTGGAAGCAAAACGCCTGGCAACCATGGCGCGCAGCTTCGATCTCGACATGCAGATCATCAGCCCTGAAGAAGCCAGGGACCTGTTTCCGCTGATCGATGCACACGGGCTCGAGGGCGCAGCGTACATTCCCACCGACGGCCATGTCGATCCGGCCTCGCTCTGCCAGGCCGTCGCAGGTGCGGCCAGGCGCCAGGGCGCAGACATCCGTCAGGGTGTCGAAGTGCGGGATTTCACCGTCTCGAACGGCCGGATCACGGCGGTCGAGACAAGTGAAGGGGCCTTCGAAGCGGACACGGTGATCCTGGCCGCCGGCATGTGGAGCCGCGAACTGGGTGCGAAGCTCGGCATTCGCGTCCCCGCCTGCGCGGTCGAACACCAGTATATCGTGACCGAGCCCACTGGAACCGACGTCGGCCATTTTCCGACACTGCGCGACCCGGAGAGACTGGTCTACTACAAGCCGGACGTGGCCGGACGACTGGTCATAGGCGGCTACGAGGAGGATACGCTTCCCTTTGGCGACCATGGCATTCCCGGTGCTTTCGTGCGACAGCTGCTGCCGGAAAACCTGGACCGCTTTCTGCCGCTGGCAGATCTCGCCAGCCAGGTGACGCCCGTCGTCAACGACGTCGGCATCCGCCAGGTCATCAACGGGCCGATCCCCTACTCCGCCGATGGCGATTTCGTCATGGGCTGGCAGCCCGGCTTCGGCAACCTGATGATGGCAACCGGCTTTCTCTATGGGATAGCGGCAGGCGGCGGCGCCGGGGAAATGATCGCCGAATGGGTGGTCGAGGGCCGTCCGTCGCTCGATCTCTGGCCGCTCGATGTGCGCCGCTTCGGACCGCATCACGGTACGCGGACCTTCATGTATCCGCGCGCGGTCGAGCATTACGCCCACCACTACAAGAAACGGTATCCAGGTCAGGAACATGAGAGCGCGCGGCAGCTGCGCCTGTCACCGCTTTACCGGAAGCTGAAGGATCAGGGTGCGGTCTACGGCTCTAAGAACGGCTGGGAACGCCCGCTCTGGTTTGCTCCTGAAGGCGTTGAACCCGTGGACCAGCTGGATTTCCTTGATCCGGGCTGGAAGACATATGCAGCCGAAGAACACAAGGCGGTACGCGAGCGGGTCGGATTGATCGACCAGTCGAGCTTTTCCAAGTTCGAGATTGCCGGGTCCGATGCTCTTGCCGCGTTGCAACGGCTGACCGTTTCCAACATGGACAAGCCGGCCGGCTCGGTCATCTATACGCAAATGTGCAATGACCGCGGCGGCGTCGAAGCGGATGTAACGATCATCCGTCTCGCGCGCGACCGGTTCTACCTCGTGACCGGATCCGGTTTCGGCGTTCACGACAGCGACTGGATCAGGCGCAACCTGCCCGAAAACGCTTCGGTCTATATGACGGAAGTCACCAGCGGATATGCCGTGATCAATATTGTCGGCCCAAGGTCGCGCGACGTGCTGGCTGCTGCATCCGAAAGCGATGTATCAAACGAGGCGATCACGTTCGCGACGATGCGGGAAATTGTTGTCGGTGCCGCCCCCGTCCGGGCAGCCCGCATCGGCTATGTCGGCGAGCTTGGCTACGAACTGCACATTCCGACGGAGTTCGCAGCGCATGTCTATGACACGCTGTGGGCAGCGGGTGGTGCGCACGGCATCGCCAATGTCGGCTACCGCGCCATCGAGAGCCTCAGAATGGAAAAAGGCTACGTCTACTGGTCCGCTGACGTCACCCCGGATTACACGCCGGTCGAGGCGGGTCTCGGCTTCCGGGTACATCTCAAGTCGAAAGGCGACTTTCTCGGACGCGCGGTCCTCGAAGGTCAGAAGACCACGGGCATTGAACGCAGGCTTTGCACATTCGTGACGCCGGAACATCTACCGCTGACCGGCGGGGAGACCATCTTGCTCGGAGATCGTGTCGTCTCCTCCGCAACCTCGGTCGGCTATGGCTGCACGGTGGGCAGGACAATCGTACGCGGCTATCTGGACAAGGCTCACTGGGACTGTTCAGATTTCAGTCTCGAGGTCTTCGGCGAATGCTATCCGGTCACGCAGGCGGAAAGCCCGCTTTATGATCCGGAAAACAGTGCGCTCAAGGGATGA
- a CDS encoding choline/ethanolamine kinase family protein, which yields MTEHADKVLAALRTAPQFAHVTSAQHITRLGGLTNLVHRVDLKDQSVIVRIPGENTEEYIDRGVEKHNAEAAARAGVSAEVLHADAASGIMITRTIEAIETMTPDLFKSRHGSPGRAGAALARLHASGEIFQFRFELFSMIDDYLKVLSTKDVSLPDGYEDVVAAAMPVGEVLAAADLPLAPCHCDPLCENFLDDGERMWIVDWEYSGMNDPLWDLGDLSVEAGMTAEQDAQMLRAYFGREPTAAETGRVVIYKAMCDLLWTLWGLIQLADDNPAEDFWAYATGRFDRCRNLMQDPSFNGHVAAVRAG from the coding sequence ATGACGGAACACGCTGACAAGGTACTCGCCGCCCTGCGCACCGCGCCACAATTTGCTCATGTGACATCAGCACAGCACATAACCCGGCTGGGCGGACTGACCAATCTCGTTCACCGCGTCGACCTCAAGGACCAGTCGGTTATCGTCCGCATTCCGGGAGAAAACACCGAGGAATACATTGATCGCGGCGTGGAAAAGCATAATGCGGAGGCAGCGGCCCGCGCCGGTGTTTCCGCCGAAGTGCTCCATGCCGACGCAGCATCCGGCATCATGATTACCCGCACGATCGAGGCAATCGAGACCATGACGCCCGATCTTTTCAAATCTCGTCATGGCTCACCAGGCCGCGCCGGTGCGGCCCTCGCCCGGCTGCATGCCTCGGGTGAGATTTTTCAGTTCCGCTTCGAACTGTTCTCGATGATTGACGACTATCTCAAGGTTCTGTCCACTAAGGATGTCTCCCTCCCGGACGGCTACGAGGACGTTGTTGCCGCCGCAATGCCCGTCGGTGAAGTATTGGCTGCGGCGGATCTCCCGCTTGCACCCTGCCACTGCGATCCGCTGTGCGAGAATTTCCTGGATGACGGCGAAAGGATGTGGATCGTCGACTGGGAGTATTCCGGCATGAACGATCCGCTCTGGGACCTCGGAGACCTTTCCGTCGAAGCGGGAATGACGGCGGAACAGGATGCGCAGATGCTGCGGGCCTATTTCGGTCGCGAACCGACAGCCGCGGAGACGGGACGTGTGGTGATCTACAAGGCGATGTGCGATCTGCTCTGGACCCTGTGGGGATTGATCCAGCTGGCCGACGACAATCCGGCCGAAGACTTCTGGGCCTACGCCACCGGCCGCTTCGACCGGTGCCGAAACCTGATGCAGGACCCGTCCTTCAACGGGCATGTGGCTGCCGTCAGGGCCGGTTGA
- a CDS encoding inositol monophosphatase family protein: MPDYSARLEKALEITADAAAVSLSFFRNDPETEIKADQSPVTLADKATEQSLRDSLLDHFPGEAIFGEEFGRTGDGAAMWIIDPIDGTRSFIAGLPLFGMLLGYLEDGHPKLGVIRMPALGEAYAGGEGLPASCNGTPIRTRSCRSLDDARLFINEGDKLAVSEADVFQRLVRAGQLRRLGADCYPHALVARGLADAVVDYDLQPYDYLPVSAVVSAAGGIMTDWQSNPLSMTSDGRTVTAATPELHAQLLDLLNRP; this comes from the coding sequence ATGCCGGACTATTCAGCCAGACTGGAGAAGGCACTGGAGATCACGGCAGATGCCGCGGCTGTCAGCCTTTCCTTTTTCAGGAACGATCCCGAGACCGAAATCAAGGCCGATCAGAGCCCGGTGACCCTGGCCGACAAGGCAACCGAACAGTCTCTGCGGGACAGTCTCCTGGATCACTTCCCGGGCGAAGCGATCTTCGGCGAAGAATTCGGCCGGACCGGAGACGGCGCCGCGATGTGGATCATCGATCCGATCGACGGCACGCGCTCTTTCATTGCCGGATTGCCGCTGTTCGGGATGCTGCTCGGCTATCTTGAGGACGGGCACCCCAAACTCGGCGTGATCCGCATGCCGGCTCTGGGCGAAGCCTATGCCGGGGGTGAAGGTCTGCCGGCCTCATGCAACGGAACCCCGATCCGGACGCGTTCCTGCCGGTCGCTGGACGACGCCCGCCTGTTCATCAACGAGGGAGACAAGCTGGCGGTCTCGGAAGCGGACGTTTTTCAGCGTCTGGTCCGGGCAGGGCAGTTGCGCCGGCTGGGGGCCGATTGTTATCCGCATGCCCTTGTGGCGCGCGGCCTTGCCGACGCCGTCGTGGACTACGACCTGCAGCCCTACGACTATCTGCCGGTCTCGGCTGTAGTTTCAGCAGCGGGCGGGATCATGACGGACTGGCAGAGCAACCCGCTGTCGATGACATCGGACGGGCGTACGGTCACGGCGGCGACACCCGAATTGCACGCGCAACTGCTGGACCTGCTCAACCGGCCCTGA
- a CDS encoding ABC transporter substrate-binding protein, translated as MKRVSLALSAMLAVAPALAAESSDPIKLTLHDWSGQLITTKLMGEILKEAGYNVENVQADYIAQFAGLKTGDLHVAMEIWETTGREAMDEAFATGDVVNLGETGLQAIEEWWYPAYMKERCPGLPNWEALKDCAEEFATPETAPFGRYLGGPVTWGGFDEERVEALGLDFEVVHAGTDAALFAELEAAYQRQDPIVLWVYAPHWAPAKYEGEFVEFPPFSPECYSDPSVGVNPDAAYDCGKPRGPIWKVSWAGVADKWPGAAKAIENFKLSNADYGAMVTEVDLNGKSVEDTVAAWMADNKDTWSGWIAK; from the coding sequence ATGAAGCGCGTTTCATTGGCACTGTCCGCTATGCTGGCTGTCGCGCCTGCGCTCGCAGCCGAATCCAGCGATCCGATCAAGCTCACACTTCATGACTGGTCGGGACAGTTGATCACGACCAAGCTCATGGGAGAAATCCTGAAGGAAGCCGGTTACAACGTCGAAAACGTTCAGGCTGACTACATCGCCCAGTTCGCGGGCCTGAAGACGGGCGACTTGCATGTCGCCATGGAAATCTGGGAAACCACCGGACGCGAGGCGATGGATGAGGCCTTTGCGACGGGTGATGTCGTCAACCTCGGTGAAACCGGTCTGCAGGCGATCGAGGAATGGTGGTATCCCGCCTACATGAAGGAGCGCTGCCCGGGTCTTCCCAACTGGGAAGCTTTGAAGGATTGCGCTGAAGAATTCGCGACCCCCGAAACCGCCCCCTTCGGCCGCTATCTCGGCGGTCCGGTCACCTGGGGCGGCTTTGACGAGGAGCGCGTGGAAGCGCTCGGACTGGACTTCGAAGTGGTCCATGCAGGCACCGATGCAGCCTTGTTCGCAGAGCTTGAAGCGGCCTACCAGCGCCAGGATCCGATCGTGCTCTGGGTCTATGCACCGCACTGGGCACCTGCGAAATATGAGGGCGAATTCGTCGAGTTCCCGCCGTTCTCGCCTGAATGCTACAGCGACCCGTCTGTCGGTGTGAACCCGGACGCGGCCTATGACTGCGGCAAGCCGCGCGGTCCAATCTGGAAAGTCAGCTGGGCGGGCGTTGCCGACAAGTGGCCGGGTGCGGCAAAGGCGATCGAGAATTTCAAGCTCTCCAATGCCGACTATGGCGCCATGGTCACCGAAGTGGATCTCAACGGAAAGTCCGTGGAAGACACGGTTGCGGCCTGGATGGCCGACAACAAGGACACATGGTCGGGCTGGATTGCCAAGTAA